One Actinosynnema pretiosum DNA segment encodes these proteins:
- a CDS encoding winged helix-turn-helix transcriptional regulator: MAVDCGSGAHSVHDVYKAQCPCRSMLDLLANKWSALAIGALEDGVLRFGELQRRLEGVSPKVLTQTLRRLEDHGLVHREVVPAVPLHVEYSLTDLGQDAAVPLHGLRSWVEDNLDRLPSES, encoded by the coding sequence ATGGCGGTCGACTGCGGGAGCGGCGCGCACTCGGTGCACGACGTGTACAAGGCCCAGTGCCCGTGCCGGTCGATGCTGGACCTGCTGGCCAACAAGTGGTCCGCGCTCGCCATCGGCGCGCTGGAGGACGGGGTGCTGCGGTTCGGCGAGCTCCAGCGGCGGCTGGAGGGGGTCAGCCCGAAGGTGCTCACCCAGACCCTGCGGCGGCTGGAGGACCACGGGCTGGTGCACCGCGAGGTCGTGCCCGCCGTGCCCCTGCACGTGGAGTACTCGCTCACCGACCTCGGGCAGGACGCCGCCGTGCCGCTGCACGGCCTGCGGTCGTGGGTGGAGGACAACCTCGACCGATTGCCTTCGGAGTCCTGA
- a CDS encoding NADP-dependent oxidoreductase produces MRAVVQRSFGGPDVLSVERVAKPEPLPTEVLVRVRAAGVNPVDWKSRAGGGMADHLGDAPHVLGWDVSGVVEAVGFGVTTLQPGDEVYGMPWFPRAARAYAEHVTAPSRQFARKPASLTHEEAAAVPLAALTAWQVLVDTAGVEKGQRVLVHAAAGGVGHFAVQFAKHLGAHVIGTASAERHEWLTALGADELIDYRSARFEEHVSDVDVVVDLIGGRDETDLRSLSVLRPGGLFVGVPGGVSEAAVARAAELGVRTSPFLVEPDAPALARIGELIDAGEVRVEVERVYPLEQAAEAHVHGERGRVRGKLVLSVS; encoded by the coding sequence ATGCGCGCCGTCGTCCAGCGGTCCTTCGGCGGGCCCGACGTGCTCAGCGTCGAGCGGGTCGCCAAGCCCGAGCCGCTGCCCACCGAGGTGCTCGTGCGGGTGCGCGCGGCGGGGGTCAACCCGGTCGACTGGAAGAGCCGCGCGGGCGGCGGCATGGCGGACCACCTCGGCGACGCGCCGCACGTCCTCGGCTGGGACGTGTCCGGCGTGGTGGAGGCGGTCGGGTTCGGCGTGACCACGCTCCAGCCCGGCGACGAGGTCTACGGGATGCCGTGGTTCCCGCGCGCCGCCCGCGCCTACGCCGAGCACGTCACCGCGCCCTCCCGCCAGTTCGCCCGCAAGCCCGCCTCCCTCACCCACGAGGAGGCCGCCGCCGTGCCCCTGGCCGCGCTGACCGCATGGCAGGTCCTGGTCGACACCGCCGGGGTGGAGAAGGGCCAGCGCGTCCTCGTGCACGCCGCGGCGGGCGGGGTGGGGCACTTCGCGGTGCAGTTCGCCAAGCACCTCGGCGCCCACGTGATCGGCACCGCGAGCGCCGAGCGGCACGAGTGGCTGACCGCGCTCGGGGCCGACGAGCTGATCGACTACCGGTCGGCGCGGTTCGAGGAGCACGTGAGCGACGTGGACGTCGTCGTCGACCTGATCGGCGGGCGCGACGAGACCGACCTGCGGTCCCTGTCGGTGCTCAGGCCCGGCGGGCTGTTCGTCGGCGTGCCCGGCGGCGTCTCGGAGGCGGCGGTCGCGCGCGCGGCGGAGCTGGGGGTGCGCACCAGCCCGTTCCTGGTCGAGCCGGACGCGCCCGCGCTGGCCAGGATCGGCGAGCTGATCGACGCGGGGGAGGTGCGGGTGGAGGTCGAGCGGGTGTACCCGCTGGAGCAGGCCGCCGAGGCGCACGTCCACGGCGAGCGGGGGCGCGTGCGCGGCAAGCTCGTGCTCAGCGTGAGCTGA
- a CDS encoding response regulator transcription factor, producing MSTVLVVEDEPDIALALRLNLERAGHEVRVASDGKQGLRELHESQPSLVLLDIGLPVLDGWMVLERIRDVSDVPVLLLTAHGMEADKVRGLRGGADDYLTKPFSAKELLARIEAILRRAEGATAASKAEVYDDGLVRMDHRARRVYVNGEEVDVNATEYRLLSVFVQHKGAVLSPGQLLDKVWNDPTGIGAERVKFAVMRLRRKLNWSADESPIRAARGMGYRYDPPRK from the coding sequence ATGAGCACCGTGCTGGTCGTGGAGGACGAGCCGGACATCGCCCTGGCGCTGCGGCTGAACCTGGAGCGGGCCGGGCACGAGGTGCGGGTCGCCTCGGACGGCAAGCAGGGGCTGCGGGAGCTGCACGAGTCGCAGCCGTCGCTGGTGCTGCTCGACATCGGCCTCCCGGTGCTGGACGGCTGGATGGTGCTGGAGCGCATCCGGGACGTGAGCGACGTTCCGGTGCTGCTGCTGACCGCGCACGGCATGGAGGCGGACAAGGTCAGGGGCCTGCGCGGCGGCGCGGACGACTACCTGACCAAGCCGTTCTCGGCGAAGGAGCTGCTGGCCAGGATCGAGGCGATCCTGCGCAGGGCCGAGGGCGCGACGGCGGCGAGCAAGGCCGAGGTGTACGACGACGGCCTGGTGCGCATGGACCACCGGGCGCGGCGGGTGTACGTCAACGGCGAGGAGGTCGACGTCAACGCCACCGAGTACCGGCTGCTGTCGGTGTTCGTGCAGCACAAGGGCGCGGTGCTGTCGCCGGGGCAGCTGCTGGACAAGGTGTGGAACGACCCGACCGGGATCGGCGCGGAGCGGGTGAAGTTCGCGGTGATGCGGTTGCGGCGCAAGCTGAACTGGTCGGCGGACGAGTCCCCGATCCGCGCGGCGCGCGGCATGGGCTACCGCTACGACCCGCCGCGCAAGTAG
- a CDS encoding sensor histidine kinase, with protein sequence MAQAVDPAEVAAVVRSVVRAGYTGRAPEQAVRVLLALPGVLSAMVREDGPPWRGDVVVPLERGGAVVVQAEPVTKRLQIIADAVAAALDGVGPPAREVALRDAIVSQMPTMVALFDANGYLRWSNTRKWMDGTALVYGEHVADTAAEGVHPDDRETVLDAILGLHAADPGGTARVQARVRGADGGWIFVDVIVLDRIDDPVIGGLVTFSRDMTDLRDAQYHSRVTSARLYMLIDALRVGVILQDNDRKVLTVNTTALELLDLEGEPRELVGLTGREMGPRRRRPPEDYEHLDRLAMRCVTATEPVHASSVPLGPDRVLEVDFLQVRGENELFGQLWVLRDVTDQVSLRRALETRNAELSRLSALKTEFISTISHELRTPLTALTSLTPLLVADWRDGERQVAEAVERNVNRMAGLVETLLLLAKVESHSKELEIASVDLDRLVRDGAHAVEAAAEARAVRVQVDTPVLPTQARGDGELLSCMTYHAVAAAVATSPPSASVRVTSTVGGHGEWSMEVTDEVPLGGAGGRLFTTLPREGAGSGGDQLAGSALGLALVRAIAERHGGAVFLTPSPEGGTTVRIELPLDVRVPEGRKPTEG encoded by the coding sequence ATGGCGCAGGCGGTCGACCCGGCCGAGGTGGCCGCGGTGGTGCGCTCGGTCGTCCGCGCCGGTTACACCGGACGGGCCCCCGAGCAGGCGGTCCGCGTGCTGCTCGCGCTCCCCGGCGTGCTGTCGGCGATGGTGCGGGAGGACGGGCCGCCGTGGCGCGGCGACGTCGTCGTGCCGCTGGAGCGCGGCGGGGCGGTGGTGGTGCAGGCCGAACCGGTCACCAAGCGGCTCCAGATCATCGCCGACGCGGTGGCGGCTGCCCTCGACGGAGTGGGGCCGCCCGCGCGGGAGGTTGCGCTGCGCGACGCCATCGTGTCCCAGATGCCCACGATGGTGGCGCTGTTCGACGCGAACGGGTACTTGCGCTGGAGCAACACCAGGAAGTGGATGGACGGGACGGCGCTGGTCTACGGGGAGCACGTCGCCGACACCGCCGCCGAGGGCGTGCACCCCGACGACCGGGAGACCGTGCTGGACGCCATCCTCGGGCTGCACGCCGCCGACCCCGGCGGCACCGCCCGCGTGCAGGCGCGGGTGCGCGGGGCCGACGGCGGCTGGATCTTCGTGGACGTGATCGTGCTCGACCGGATCGACGACCCGGTCATCGGCGGGCTGGTCACCTTCTCCCGCGACATGACCGACCTGCGCGACGCGCAGTACCACAGCCGGGTGACGAGCGCCCGGCTGTACATGCTGATCGACGCGCTGCGGGTGGGCGTGATCCTGCAGGACAACGACCGCAAGGTGCTGACCGTCAACACCACCGCGCTGGAACTGCTGGACCTGGAGGGGGAGCCGCGCGAGCTGGTCGGGCTGACCGGCCGCGAGATGGGCCCGCGCCGCCGCAGACCGCCGGAGGACTACGAGCACCTGGACCGGTTGGCGATGCGCTGCGTGACCGCGACCGAGCCGGTTCACGCCTCTTCCGTGCCACTGGGCCCCGATCGGGTGCTGGAGGTGGACTTCCTCCAGGTGCGGGGGGAGAACGAGCTGTTCGGGCAGCTGTGGGTGCTGCGGGACGTGACGGACCAGGTGTCGCTGCGGCGGGCGCTGGAGACGCGCAACGCCGAGCTGTCCCGGCTGTCGGCGTTGAAGACCGAGTTCATCTCGACCATCTCGCACGAACTGCGCACCCCGCTCACCGCGCTGACCTCGCTGACCCCGCTGCTGGTCGCCGACTGGCGGGACGGGGAGCGGCAGGTGGCGGAGGCGGTCGAGCGGAACGTGAACCGGATGGCCGGGCTGGTGGAGACGCTGCTGCTGCTCGCGAAGGTCGAGTCGCACAGCAAGGAGCTGGAGATCGCGTCGGTCGACCTTGACCGGCTGGTGCGGGACGGCGCGCACGCGGTGGAGGCGGCGGCGGAGGCCAGGGCGGTGCGGGTGCAGGTCGACACGCCGGTGCTGCCGACGCAGGCGCGCGGCGACGGCGAGCTGCTCTCGTGCATGACGTACCACGCGGTCGCGGCGGCGGTGGCGACCTCGCCGCCGTCGGCGTCGGTGCGGGTGACGTCGACGGTCGGCGGGCACGGGGAGTGGTCCATGGAGGTCACGGACGAGGTGCCGCTCGGCGGGGCGGGCGGCAGGCTGTTCACGACGCTGCCGCGCGAGGGGGCGGGGTCCGGCGGGGACCAGCTCGCCGGGTCGGCGCTGGGGTTGGCGCTGGTCAGGGCGATCGCGGAGCGGCACGGCGGCGCGGTGTTCCTGACCCCGTCACCCGAGGGCGGGACGACGGTGCGCATCGAGCTGCCCCTGGACGTGCGGGTCCCGGAAGGCAGGAAGCCCACAGAAGGGTGA
- a CDS encoding STAS domain-containing protein, whose amino-acid sequence MDESVVVLRVRGGVDVATAPVLREALEAARADVVVVDLTGVDFFTSWGIEPLVQSHDRLLDRAGALHLVVTRQIRRVLSSVGLHHVLQMHGSAEAALAAVAEADE is encoded by the coding sequence GTGGACGAGTCGGTGGTGGTGCTGCGCGTGCGCGGCGGCGTGGACGTGGCCACGGCGCCCGTCCTGCGCGAGGCCCTGGAGGCCGCGCGGGCGGACGTGGTCGTGGTGGACCTGACGGGCGTGGACTTCTTCACGTCCTGGGGAATCGAACCCCTGGTCCAGTCCCACGACCGCCTGCTGGACCGAGCCGGGGCACTGCACCTGGTGGTGACCAGGCAGATCCGCCGGGTGCTGAGCTCGGTGGGGCTGCACCACGTGCTGCAGATGCACGGGAGCGCGGAGGCGGCGCTCGCGGCGGTGGCCGAGGCGGATGAGTGA